The genomic window aaaaagtACATCAGGCTAAATATAAAGTAGCACTGTActtgttacatacatacatacatacatacacatatatacatacatatatatgtgtatatatatgtatatatgtctatttccctttttaattgactgtttttattgttttaaattgtgtcttgttgcttttaatgtctctgctgTAAAGtactttgaattaccttgtgttgaattgtgctatacaaataaacttgccttgccttgcctatacatgtatgtgtatatatatatatatatatatatatatatatacagtacaggccaaaagtttggacacaccttctcattcaatgcgttttctttattttcatgactatttacattgtagattctcactgaaggtatcaaaactatgaatgaacacatgtggagttatgtacttaacaaaaaaaggtgaaataactgaaaacatgttttatattctagtttcttcaaaatagccaccctttgctctaattactgctttgcacactcttggcattctctccatgagcttcaagaggtagtcacctgaaatggttttccaacagtcttgaaggagttcccaaaggtgtttagcacttgttggcccctttgccttcactctgcggtccagctcaccccaaaccatctcgattgggttcaggtccggtgactgtggaggccaggtcatctgccgcagcactccatcactctccttcttggtcaaatagcccttacacagcctggaggtgtgtttggggtcattgtcctgttgaaaaataaatgatcgtccaactaaacgcaaaccggatgggatggcatgtcgctgcaggatgctgtggtagccatgctggttcagtgtgccttcaattttgaataaatccccaacagtgtcaccagcaaaacacccccacaccatcacacctcctcctccatgcttcacagtgggaaccaggcatgtggaatccatccgttcaccttttctgcgtctcacaaagacacggcggttggaaccaaagatctcaaattttgactcatcagaccaaagcacagatttccactggtctaatgtccattccttgtgtttcttggcccaaacaaatctcttctgcttgttgcctctccttagcagtggtttcctagcagctatttgaccatgaaggcctgattcgcgcagtctcctcttaacagttgttctagagatggctctgctgctagaactctgtgtggcattcatctggtctctgatctgagctgctgttaacttgcgatttctgaggctggtgactcggatgaacttatcctcacaagcagaggtgactcttggtcttcctttcctgggtcggtcctcatgtgtgccagtttcgttgtagcgcttgatggtttttgcgactccacttggggacacatttaaagtttttgcaattttccggactgactgaccttcatttcttaaagtaatgatggccactcgtttttctttagttagctgattggttcttgccataatatgaattttaacagttgtccaatagggctgtcggctgtgtattaacctgacttctgcacaacacaactgatggtcccaaccccattgataaagcaagaaattccactaattaaccctgataaggcacacctgtgaagtggaaaccatttcaggtgactacctcttgaagctcatggagagaatgccaagagtgtgcaaagcagtaatcagagcaaagggtggctattttgaagaaactagaatataaaacatgttttcagttatttcacctttttttgttaagtacataactccacatgtgttcattcatagttttgatgccttcagtgagaatctacaatgtaaatagtcatgaaaataaagaaaacgcattgaatgagaaggtgtgtccaaacttttggcctgtactgtatgtaaatgtgtgtgtatatatatatatatatatatatatatatatatatatatatatatatatatatatatgtatatataacaaGTACAATGCTACTTTATATTTCTCCTGATatacttttttcttctctttttttagtTTACTGCTGTATTTGTCAATATGCATTTGCTTCTTTTCCTTGATAAATGGGCCTatattgtacacacacacacacacacacacacacacacacacacacacacacacacacacatatacacggTGGTCAttgttactattattattattattattattattattattattattattattattattggagCCCTTTTGCCCAGCAAGAAAGCTAACATTATGCTAGCAAGCTTTAGAGTCAGTAAAAGTGCATACAGTTGacaaacagtaaatataatCTGACTGTATGTTTAACAACAAGACTGGCTAGCTTTCCAGTCATGTCACTGTCCCCAAATCAATATCAAGATTTTCACAACCAAACAATATGCCATGTGAAATGTTACTGTTGGCTGCAGCCTAAAGTAGCGAGTTGAATAGCAGATGGGATGTGAAATGATTGCTGAAGTTCAGAGGAACAGTGTAGTACCTGATACAGTCTCCCTCCTGTGTTGTTCAGGGGATGAGGCACTGAATGACTACTCTCAGTGTTGTAAATTAATTATAAACAGATAACAGGTAAGGATAGTATTATGTAGCTGGCACATTAATTTAGAACAGTGAACAGACAGTTTGCTATGAAGGAAggaacatttaacattttaaacaattaCTGACTTGGTCAAGTAAATCAGCTCTATCACAACATTTAGGGTAACATTTCCCTCAAGTTGTCTAAACCTATACATGTACCTGTTCATAATGTCTGTATCTGTGCAGGTGAAGCCCTGAGAAGTGTAGAATAAGTTTAACTTTAACTGCATGCATCACTTGTTCATTTAGCTTCAGATCAGCCCAAGATGTTCACAGAGGAAGGGGTCAGCCTCACAGAGGAACTCAATCATCTCTGAGCTGGCAGcttcacctttcttcctcactGTGTCGATAACAAAACGAGCTTTATCTCTGTTGTTTTGCATCACGTCCGCTGACTCCCTCTCAGAGTCGCTTATCACCTTTTTCTCCAGCAGTTTGTCCAGCAGACTTTTGAGAACAGGTCCTGATATCCCATCAATGAAGCTGCTCCGTATGGCAAACAGCCTCTCATTAGGAGGGAGATTCAGAGCGCTCTGCCCACAGGACCTTCTTACTCCAGGGGATGAAAGACAAACTCGTCTTTCCCAGACACTGTGGGAGCTGTTGGCGTTTCTCAAAAACAGCTTAATGTGTTTCATGATCTTTTCTAGGCTCACCTGGAATGATGGGAAGTAGTTGTCATAGTTGTCGCAGTCAAACTCTGCTTCTGTTGGTTGAACTAGAACTGAGTCGTCTTCAGGACAAGTGGACAGAGTGTATTCCTGCTTTGGGCGCAGTTTACAGTGTGGGGATGTCTCTATGTAGCTCTCATCTCCAACTAACTTCTTCCTGGTGCGCAGCACATCCCGGAGTGAAACGTTCTTTGGTAGCAACAACACATTGAGGAGGGACTCAGGATCAGAATCAACTGGGGGCCTGTAGAACAGCAGAACCAGCGCTCGGACCGGGTCAGGTGGTGAGTCTTCATCCGTGACGTTACCGAAAGCAGAAAACCCTGTGATGTTTATAATAACATGAGTTTCTGTTATCTTGTGAGGGCTGATAAACTCAATGCCCTCATCGTTCACATGAGCAACTGACAAGAAATCACATCCACCTGTGGAGCGGATCTCACAGTGTGGGAGATGAAGCTGACACACAGACTGCTGCAGACAGTTGATGTCAAACAGGGGTCCTGCAGGCTTCTTGTGATGCTGGGCCAGTAGCCTCCTGTTCCAAGGGACAATCCTGTAAACCACGTCCCCTTCTCCCTCCATGTGAAACACCAGGCCTGTCACACTGCACTGGTACAGGCCTGGGCAGGAGCACTGGAACCTGTAGGTTTCATCGTTTTCATCAGCAGTCATTTCAGGTGTAAACTCCTCAAAGCTGTTTGTTAACAGCATGTCAGGTAAGCTTTCAGCTCGTGTTAAACTCTTGTTCTTTGCAGACGTTATCTGACTCAGTGAAGGCAGGCTGTGAGAACGAGGCAGGCAGCTAGAGTCTCTTCTTCTCTGAAAGCATTCTGGGGATTGTAGGAGGTGAGAATGGGCTGGCAGGGTGTTTGTGACTGAGCTTTGCTCAGACCTAACATAAAgcctaaagttttttttgttcaggGCATAAAAGTAAATCCAACCATTTGTACAAAAGGTATTGAGTAAAAAGCCAGCAGCAGAAGGAATGATGGCCTTAAAGTGCATTACCAAGTTTGAAGTGTAAGATGGCTGGCGAACATACTTTATCTTTCCATGCCATAATTCATCAGCTGCCAAACGTAAATGACGACCAAACGCCTGGGAGGCCTCTAACGGAAACCCGTCTGTGGCAGACTCATCTTTACAATATTCGATTGTCTCTTCATTATATCTTCTGGTGGCAGCATTGAAAAAGACGGGAAATAAAGGATATCTGTACACAGAAGGCCAGACGGATACACATAGGTAGTGAAAAGTTTCTTCTATGCTTCCTCCTTTTGTGAATAGCAGCTTTCTTAGTGTAGAAGTTGTAAATTCGTTGGTGCCAAGGTGCCACATTGATTTTGAATTGATTTTTATCATGCtgttaaaaagatttttttctaaTCCTCTCTTGTTGTTGGCTTCAGTTTTTTCACCTCTTTCTTAGCCCTGGAAAAACAAGCAGACAAAAGAGTAATAGAGTTTTACAGTCCTTTAAGAGAGTTCAGTATCAAACAGGAAAAACTAATGCAGCATGCAATTCACAATGCATTATTTTATAAAGATAATTGGATAAAGGTTCTCTCAAGCTTTTGAAGTTACCCACACACTGTTCCTCAATCAACAGGTTCTTCAGTTCAGGAAACTATTGTTCATAGAAACATAACTTTTCTCCTCAAAGTATACCCATTTACTTCACATATGTAATCGAAGTAAAACATGAAGGACGGAAATTTCCAGTACTATTTATTCCTGCATTATCTTCACAAGGtgaattaattaataaagttctttctattctattctattctattcaaagacttaaaaaacaaattgcttGTATATATACTACTATCAGAAATAGATGACTGAAAATATGTTGTCCAAattctttcttgtttctttggtggttttgttacttttaaaatcaggaagaaaaaaatcataccCTGTCCTTCATAAACGTCCTAACAAGTTGAATTGTAAAACAATGTCAAGACTTAAAGTTAATATACACTTTTAATGAAATACTTGTTCAGTCTTTCAGTCTTTCTAGAGACTTGTTTGTTCTAAGTATTACAAAGCTGTGGTGTCTTTGAGGTAAAATTGACATTAGACCATTCTTATATTGGAAAATGTCTATTAGGAAGAATAATGACCGATGTGAAATTCCTCATTAAaagtgttttgggtttttttggtcAAGTTCTTCATTCACAGATGCAAACAGTGTACACGTACAACCTTTCATCttgttttcaggtttattttgttactTATTGGCAGTGGTGGAATATTCAGGATATATATTAAAGAAGTATTCAGAGCCTTTACCTaaataaaagtactaataccacacagtaaaaatactatatcacaagtaaaagtcctgcattctgAAAATGTTCTTTCAGTAAAAGTCTGTAAGTGTAATAAGTAACATATACAATTATATCTGATCTCATTAGATGATTCTGATTCACGCATTATTGTAATAgcaggattttactgttgtagtaggttgaggtggagctcaGTTTGAACTATTAACTAATGATTATGTTCATTGTGGAttcatctgctgattattttctccattaatcgATTGATTGGTTTGTAAAAACAGTGACAATAGTGAGAAATGTTCATCACAATGACACAGAGCGCAAAGTCACACCATTTAATTAAAGTGTTGGTTTTTTTTATCTAAACCTCAGAATAATTACTAATACAGTTATTAAAATTATTCAAAGGAAAAGCTGCAAACCTATTTGTAGAGCTGGAACCATGAAACATTTGGGAATTTTTTTGCATGAAAATTACTTTGATATTCAACATTTTACTAATACATTTTCTGTTAATCCATTAATTGACTAATCGTTTCAGCTGTACTCGTACACTTTCGTGTTTTGTATACAAACATTCAATTTGTAAAGTATTAGTAAGTGAAAATGTCTGATTGGTGTCGTGAAATAAAGAGTACAGTATTTTCTTCCGAAATGTAGAATTTGGCATGAGTGTGCCTACATTACTTGAGTAgatgtaattattttaatttgttacAGTCCACCACCGCTTATTGTTGACTTATATTACATTGTGCTATGTACTATCTTCAGGCTTTTTGCTGTTGAGGCGACTTACCGTGATTGTGTTTACAGTGGTGTTAAGCAGAAACCGGCGTAAGGCGTCTCCATGTTTAATAAACTTTAAAGCGGGACTTCCTTGTTCctgtaagtttgtttatctcCGTCAGCTTGCGGCCGACACAGCCCCACCACTACAGAGCTGTTTGGTAGTGGTGGCAAAGATAAGGCCACACTGCATTTTGTATACACATACGTACAAATATCCACTCAGTCTCCCATTCACTTCTATAAAAGTCCAAACAAGAATCTGTCCTGCATGTGACCTCCAGTCAGCCCCAGCGGATTCACATGACAGAGTTCACCTCCGCTCAGCTTGATGCAGGGTCTCATTACTTTCTGTTCAATGACATTTTTACCTGCACCTGGTCCCAGTACGTGTTAATCCAGCATATCCTCAACTGTGGGTGCATTGTATCATGCTTACTGGTCTCCCCCATGGTCTCCCCTCACTTGCTTCCTATCTTTACGTCAGAGTGGATTTAGTCCCTCCCACAAGGGATGGCAGCAGAAGAGGAGTGTGACCTGTCATCCTGCCGTGACCGTCTCCTTCACCGGCtttaatctctcaagacagattctgcaatttacgtaggctaaaggaagaaaaaaagttgtttgttttttgtttgttttttttgttttttttttattacccatggatttccagattgcacCGGCTTCACACTACAGTAGCCTACAGTGCAGGAGAAACACAAAGGAGCAAAGCAGCgcattttatttcttcttttgtggttgttttaaatctgtttatattcatttttgtgtctctttgtttgaagtCATTTTTATGTGGcgattttgtgtgtctttgtagtcgttttgcgTCTCTTCGTAGTATTTTGCAAGTCTAATTTTTTTGgctctttgtggttgtgttaAATCTCTTTATAGTCAGTTAGCAtgtctgtagtcattttgtgtctctttgtatcatcttgtgtctctttgtggctgttttaaatgtcttcaaagtcatttttttgtctctttctggttttaaatctatttgtattcatttgcttctctttgtggtcattttgtgtctctttgtagtcagttTGGGcatctttgcatctctttgtagtcacttagtgtctctttttagtcattttgtgtctctttgtggttgttttaaaagtctttgaaatcatttgtgtctcttcctggttgttttaaattgctttgtattcattttacttctctttgtagtaattttgcatgtctttgtagccatttagtgtctctttgtggttattttgcttCTCTGTGTAGTAATTTTGTgcctctctgtagtcattttgcatctctttgtggttgttttaaatctctatgtagtcattttgtgtctatttgtagtcgttttgcatctctttgtagttgttttaaatctctatgtagtcattttgtgtctatttgtagtcgttttgcatctctttgtagttgttttaaatctctatgtagtcattttgtgtctatttgtagtcgttttgcatctctttgtagttgttttaaatctctgtgtagtcattttgtgtctctgtaataATATTTTGTCAGCTTgttgccattttgtgtctctttgtggttgttttaaagctctttgtaatcattttgtggtGGTATTTTACTGAAAATTGTGGTTAATGCTTAGGCTACTTAGATTATTGTAAAGTTCAATCATCAGCTATCATAAACATAGAGGTATAGTTGCAATAATCATGATACAGATCAGAAAATTTATAAATAAGAAAACTGCTGCAGCTAATTACCAAGTGCCCTCAGATTATCCTTTTAAAGATGCCTTTGCCTCATTCAAATTAATCTGCAGGTATGTCTGATGATTTTAACAAAGAGCCATGCACTGCAACTGCTCTCCACCAACTGCAAGAcccagggcatgatgggaaactcCAGGCTCTcatcagctgattggtttagacgTTGACTCAATGATATGACATTCTATATAAAATTTTCGATGTTGTTGAACGGAAGTTAGCACCGCACCGATTCCCTTGTCAAAATGTTGGATATGTTGGATTTtcctttggattttggattattgcagataatcagctctgtggcaaacaaacgtttatgatactCACACTTCttattcagcaagataatcctcacaaatgaacaccacttttatgattaaTCGCAGTTTCAGTGCAATTGCAAGTAAAAAGTTAACACTAAACTACACTACAGTCACACACCTTAATGTCAGCCCCATAACAAGAGTGTAAAGCCGTGTTTGGCCTGGCTTGgcatgatgacattctgtagtcttGTTTAGCCACTTGTTCGCAACTGCTTTTTTCAAGACACATAGAAGCTTTAAAGGTCATAAGTGGGTTATATACTGATGTATTTGTGTTGtcgaacaaaacgtgaaagtctcctCAGCTTGTGTTACccacagatcttatttcagAAATCTAACAAAAAAGCTATTAAAAAAATTGTctttgactttgagacgaggcaACTGGGAGTGCAAAAATACTAATTAATTTCTGGGAGCACTCTATTGTATATTAAATGTGATTGCTTTTAGgcataacaataaaataaagatgaCATGGAAGTATTTAATATGTACCTCCACATGATATTCCAAGCAGTGTAGATAATTACTGAAGGCAGCATTTAGACAATTAGGTTTATGGAAATTAAAAATCAGTTTTCTTGTTGTGTATCATTTCTTTAGCAGACAAGGTTGCACAGGAGGAATTTGGATTCTCTGCCTCAGTATTTCTAAAACTTGCTACAGGCCTTGAACCCAATCAAAGTGTAAGTGTTTGGCTTCAGGGTTTTCTGGCAAAAGCCCTTTGTTGTTTAGGTTTAAGGGGAAAAAATCATTATTTGTGTTTAGATGACAAAATCTCTGTGGGGTTTTGTCCCATGTGGTAAGTGCAGAGGAAACAAACATTTCAGCTACAGTATGTGGGAGGAAGTAAGCATCAATAAACATCtgcccttcaaaataaaggagGGTATAAACTGTATAAAGCTAGACATACTGTCATGTAATTTGATACATTTACTCATCACTCGCCCTAACTGAAATCACACATTCAaaattgtgtctgtgtttgtggctTTAGGGGTTTGCTGTATGACATAAATACAAAGTACAGACCACCAATTTGTCATTAAACCCAAATGTATATATCTAACTGCAGTCTATATGTACAGTTCACTTTAGATATTAGTGACGTGcaattgttaatttttttttagatggcgCCCTCTGGCATTGGCGATATTACCAATTTCGAGATTCTGCTTCTCACCCTTAAAAAAC from Epinephelus lanceolatus isolate andai-2023 chromosome 20, ASM4190304v1, whole genome shotgun sequence includes these protein-coding regions:
- the LOC117265099 gene encoding caspase recruitment domain-containing protein 8-like, with translation MIKINSKSMWHLGTNEFTTSTLRKLLFTKGGSIEETFHYLCVSVWPSVYRYPLFPVFFNAATRRYNEETIEYCKDESATDGFPLEASQAFGRHLRLAADELWHGKIKYVRQPSYTSNLVMHFKAIIPSAAGFLLNTFCTNGWIYFYALNKKNFRLYVRSEQSSVTNTLPAHSHLLQSPECFQRRRDSSCLPRSHSLPSLSQITSAKNKSLTRAESLPDMLLTNSFEEFTPEMTADENDETYRFQCSCPGLYQCSVTGLVFHMEGEGDVVYRIVPWNRRLLAQHHKKPAGPLFDINCLQQSVCQLHLPHCEIRSTGGCDFLSVAHVNDEGIEFISPHKITETHVIINITGFSAFGNVTDEDSPPDPVRALVLLFYRPPVDSDPESLLNVLLLPKNVSLRDVLRTRKKLVGDESYIETSPHCKLRPKQEYTLSTCPEDDSVLVQPTEAEFDCDNYDNYFPSFQVSLEKIMKHIKLFLRNANSSHSVWERRVCLSSPGVRRSCGQSALNLPPNERLFAIRSSFIDGISGPVLKSLLDKLLEKKVISDSERESADVMQNNRDKARFVIDTVRKKGEAASSEMIEFLCEADPFLCEHLGLI